The following nucleotide sequence is from Lacinutrix sp. Hel_I_90.
CGATACTTTATCAGAATCAGAAATCAACCAACTAATCAGTGCTATCGATTTAAGCACGCCACAGGGCGAACGTAACCGTGCAATCTTAGAACTATTATATGGTTGTGGTTTGCGGGTTAGCGAATTAACAAGCTTAAAAATTTCCGATTTATTTTTTGAGGAAGGGTTTATTAAAGTCACAGGTAAAGGCGATAAACAACGTTTTGTACCTATTGTTGAAAGCACTCAAAAATATATCAACCTGTATAGAAAAGACATTAGAAATCACATGCAGATAGCTAATGATTTTAAAGACACTTTATTTTTAAATAGAAGAGGAAAACAGCTCACCAGAGCCATGATTTTTACTATTATTAAAACTTTAGCTGTAAAAACAAACCTAAACAAAACCATATCTCCTCACACCTTCAGGCATTCTTTTGCAACACATTTATTAGAAAATGGTGCCGATTTAAGAGCCATACAACTCATGCTTGGCCATGAAAGCATCACTACTACAGAAATCTACATGCACGTAGACAAAAGGCACTTAAAGGAGGTTATTCAAAACTTTCATCCAAGGCAATAACAACATCTTATAGCGTTGACAATGTATCTTTTAAAGATATTTTATGTATATTGTATGCGCTATTAATCAAAAAATTCGAATCCCTTCAAGCACACAATAATACTAATTATGAGTGAAACGAAGACTTTATGTTCGAATTTGAAAAAACCAGGTCAAAATCAAATGGAAAAGTTACTAGCCGCTTTAGAGATTTCTAAAATTGGCGTTTGGGAATTTAATGAAAGACGCAACAGCGTCTATTTCTCAAAATCATCTAAATCTATTATTGGCTTTGAAGACGACCCCGCTTTTGGAGACTCATTAGACGATTGGAATGATCGGGTACATCCTGACGATCGTAAAAAATACTTTCAGGACTACCAAGATCATATTAACGGTTTGACCCCCATATACACTAACAAACACCGTATAAAGTGCAAAAACGGTTCCTATAAATGGATTCTAGACAAAGGAAAAGTAATTAATGATCATACCACTGAAGGCTACATACATTTTGTAGGGACACACACAGATATTACAGATGAAATAGAAAACGAAATTAAAGTTGCAAACGCCCTAACGATAGCGACCAAACAAAACAATAAGTTAAAGAATTTTGCACACATTGTTACCCATAACTTAAAACAATATTCTGGGAACTTTGAAAGCCTATTAGAATTTTATGATGAGGCCGAAAGCCATTCAGAAAAAGAAGACTTAATTGTACATCTCAAAGAGGTGTCTGCGGCGTTAAATAAAACCATTCAAAATTTAAATCACATTGTTTCTGTACAATCAAAAAAGGAAACCCATGTAGAAAAGCTTTGCGTTAGCGAGTTTGTAGACAGTACCTTAAAGTTATTAGACGTTGTTATCACAGAAAGCAATGCCACTATTATTAATAAAATAAACCCAAAGCTTTACATTTATTACAATTCGGCCTATTTGGAGAGCATCATTCAAAATTTAATCTCCAATGCCATTAAATATAAGCATCCAGAGAGAAACCCCGTGGTGGAAATTACCTCACAGTTTTCAAATGGCAATATTATATTTAAGTTTAGCGATAATGGCTTAGGTATCGATTTAAAGAAGTTTGGCAAAGACATTTTTGAGCTTTATAAAACGTTTCATCATAACGAAGATGCAGAAGGTGTTGGTTTGTATCTTATTAAAAATCAAATTGAATCTTTTGGTGGTACGATTTCTGTTGCAAGTGAAGTGAACGTTGGAACAACATTTACGATCGTTATAGACAATAAAAAAATTAAATGAGGTTGAACACACTAATTAATCAAAAAACCATTATAAAATGACAGCATTT
It contains:
- the xerD gene encoding site-specific tyrosine recombinase XerD gives rise to the protein MKWQHALKDYQLYLKIERGLSENSINNYSYDVKKLMTYLDDNAITVSPIAITKETVQQFIYTIAKTVNARSQSRLISGLKGFFNYLIFEVYRESNPLDTIDSPKIGRKLPDTLSESEINQLISAIDLSTPQGERNRAILELLYGCGLRVSELTSLKISDLFFEEGFIKVTGKGDKQRFVPIVESTQKYINLYRKDIRNHMQIANDFKDTLFLNRRGKQLTRAMIFTIIKTLAVKTNLNKTISPHTFRHSFATHLLENGADLRAIQLMLGHESITTTEIYMHVDKRHLKEVIQNFHPRQ
- a CDS encoding ATP-binding protein produces the protein MEKLLAALEISKIGVWEFNERRNSVYFSKSSKSIIGFEDDPAFGDSLDDWNDRVHPDDRKKYFQDYQDHINGLTPIYTNKHRIKCKNGSYKWILDKGKVINDHTTEGYIHFVGTHTDITDEIENEIKVANALTIATKQNNKLKNFAHIVTHNLKQYSGNFESLLEFYDEAESHSEKEDLIVHLKEVSAALNKTIQNLNHIVSVQSKKETHVEKLCVSEFVDSTLKLLDVVITESNATIINKINPKLYIYYNSAYLESIIQNLISNAIKYKHPERNPVVEITSQFSNGNIIFKFSDNGLGIDLKKFGKDIFELYKTFHHNEDAEGVGLYLIKNQIESFGGTISVASEVNVGTTFTIVIDNKKIK